One region of Peromyscus eremicus chromosome 4, PerEre_H2_v1, whole genome shotgun sequence genomic DNA includes:
- the LOC131908612 gene encoding large ribosomal subunit protein eL37-like — protein MMKGTSSFGKCRNKTHMLCHRCGSKAYHLQKSTCGKCGYPAKHKRKYNWSAKAKRRNTTGTGQMRHLKIVYQRFRHEFCEGTTPKPRRAAVAASSSS, from the coding sequence ATGATGAAAGGAACGTCATCCTTTGGAAAGTGTCGCAATAAGACGCACATGCTTTGCCACCGCTGTGGCTCTAAGGCCTACCACCTTCAGAAGTCAACCTGTGGCAAGTGTGGCTACCCGGCCAAGCACAAGAGAAAGTATAACTGGAGTGCCAAGGCTAAGAGACGAAATACTACCGGGACTGGGCAGATGAGGCACCTGAAAATTGTCTATCAAAGATTCAGACATGAATTTTGTGAAGGGACAACACCTAAACCCAGGAGGGCAGCTGTTGCAGCATCCAGTTCATCTTGA